One window of Pelobates fuscus isolate aPelFus1 chromosome 9, aPelFus1.pri, whole genome shotgun sequence genomic DNA carries:
- the RGL2 gene encoding ral guanine nucleotide dissociation stimulator-like 2 isoform X1 codes for MNLGLCVSRGVPSVTSRTKWYCLPGKNLHHEGEEEHEGVVYSVYLRSTNSHQAPVRVKLLRAGTLVRLVLHLLDARALGDSTYIPAFLATYRAFTSTTEVLSILLDRLESEIHKPRTDNGGRDDDVSSLFYAWMSQYPDDFTSLDPEKRKRLSLCLSRLLKSNLVARLQELSVEQVDDQEPLTPVEEETSASDPLDILIYQAGYVAEQLTSLEASLFLRVVPLECLGSVWSRRDRGGEQCDRCHSVRETVRHFNRLSGAVTSSCVRDPHLRPQQRARILEKWVKVAEECWSLRNFSSVYAIFSALQSTAVHRLKRVWAETSREIQRSYQEISDVFSERDNYARMRELLFQSQDTSDVNSRRHPVRSKDPRAAGVIPYLGVFLTDLVMLDSAIRDHLENGYLNFEKRRKEFESLSQIRLLQSVCLGYRIDTDPQFVSWFRRLPTISESESYHLSCEIEPTQDAVTTTTTVKPTVIITHCTDLLASIAAPFGPSMHLVSWDTPCDRLMPLGQQQKSPSVPALNKQDSPMQTPKGILAVPVRTHRRSASCGSTINTAAPNGASTTSSNLDLHTSQDSTGDQRIIRARVEPAEVNSVYKSVRISSQEKAPAVIDRILRKHHINPQGRHELVQLLPGGKELVIPGTANVFYAMSSASLDFLLRPYHANQPALSPGPLSATRMQISATFPKMKAKAGDLARALF; via the exons ATGAATTTGGGTTTGTGCGTTTCACGGGGTGTCCCCAGTGTCACTTCCAGGACGAAGTGGTACTGTCTGCCGGGTAAG aatttgcaCCATGAGGGAGAGGAGGAGCACGAAGGAGTTGTGTACAGTGTGTATCTGCGCTCCACAAACTCTCACCAG GCTCCGGTTAGAGTTAAGCTGCTTCGGGCTGGCACTCTTGTAAGACTTGTATTGCACCTCCTGGATGCCCGTGCCTTGGGGGACAGTACATATATCCCAGCATTCCTTGCAACGTACCGTGCCTTCACCAGTACTACCGAAGTGCTGAGTATACTACTAGACAG GTTAGAGAGTGAAATTCACAAACCCAGGACAGATAATGGAGGGAGAGATGATGA TGTCAGCAGCCTCTTCTATGCCTGGATGTCTCAATACCCTGATGATTTTACATCACTTGACCCTGAGAAGAGAAAGCGTCTGTCGCTGTGCCTCTCTAGGCTGTTAAAATCCAACTTGGTGGCAAGACTTCAGGAACTGAGTGTGGAACAAGTGGATGACCAAGAGCCTCTtaccccagtggaagaagaaACAAGTGCCTCAGACCCTTTAGATATCCTTATCTACCAGGCTGGATATGTGGCGGAGCAACTTACCTCACTGGAAGCT TCACTCTTCTTGCGAGTTGTCCCCCTTGAATGCCTGGGATCAGTGTGGTCTCGGAGAGACAGAGGAGGAGAGCAATGTGACCGCTGCCACAGTGTCAGAGAAACCGTTCGTCACTTCAACCGTTTGTCTGGGGCTGTGACCTCATCATGTGTCAGGGACCCCCATCTTCGACCACAGCAGAGAGCTCGAATCCTCGAGAAGTGGGTGAAGGTGGCAGAG GAATGTTGGAGTCTCAGGAACTTCTCGTCTGTCTATGCCATTTTCTCAGCTCTGCAGAGCACTGCTGTTCACCGTCTAAAGAGAGTGTGGGCTGAGACATCCAG GGAAATCCAGCGTAGTTACCAGGAAATAAGTGACGTTTTCTCTGAGAGGGACAATTATGCCCGAATGAGGGAGCTGCTTTTCCAG TCTCAGGACACATCCGATGTAAACTCGAGGAGACACCCTGTTCGCTCTAAAGACCCACGAGCAGCG GGTGTCATTCCGTACCTTGGAGTTTTCCTTACAGACCTGGTCATGTTGGACTCCGCTATCAGGGATCATCTGGAG AATGGCTATCTAAACTTTGAGAAGAGAAGAAAG GAGTTCGAGTCCCTCTCTCAGATTCGCCTCCTACAATCAGTCTGTCTTGGTTATCGAATTGACACCGACCCGCAATTTGTCAGCTGGTTTCGAAGACTCCCGACAATCAGTGAGAGCGAGAG TTATCACCTGTCATGTGAGATTGAGCCAACGCAGGATGCAGTCACTACCACTACAACAGTCAAACCGACTGTGATCATTACACATTGCACAGA TCTCCTGGCATCCATTGCTGCTCCATTTGGACCCAGTATGCACCTGGTGTCCTGGGACACACCCTGCGACCGACTGATGCCACTAGGCCAG CAGCAGAAGAGCCCATCAGTGCCTGCTCTCAACAAgcaggattctcccatgcaaactCCCAAAGGGATTCTGGCTGTCCCAGTACGCACTCACAGACGTTCCGCCTCCTGCGGCAGTACTATAAATACTGCCGCACCTAATGGTGCCTCTACAACCTCAAGCAACCTAGATCTCCACACTTCGCAGGATTCTACAGGAGATCAGCGTATTATCCGTGCGCGGGTAGAGCCAGCAGAGGTAAACAGCGTATACAAGAGTGTGCGG ATCAGCAGCCAGGAAAAAGCCCCAGCGGTTATTGACAGAATCCTCAGGAAACATCACATAAATCCCCAGGGGCGACATGAGCTGGTCCAACTACTGCCAGGAGGCAAAG
- the RGL2 gene encoding ral guanine nucleotide dissociation stimulator-like 2 isoform X2 codes for MIPRTLRRALEEVRREHKAREALTENLHHEGEEEHEGVVYSVYLRSTNSHQAPVRVKLLRAGTLVRLVLHLLDARALGDSTYIPAFLATYRAFTSTTEVLSILLDRLESEIHKPRTDNGGRDDDVSSLFYAWMSQYPDDFTSLDPEKRKRLSLCLSRLLKSNLVARLQELSVEQVDDQEPLTPVEEETSASDPLDILIYQAGYVAEQLTSLEASLFLRVVPLECLGSVWSRRDRGGEQCDRCHSVRETVRHFNRLSGAVTSSCVRDPHLRPQQRARILEKWVKVAEECWSLRNFSSVYAIFSALQSTAVHRLKRVWAETSREIQRSYQEISDVFSERDNYARMRELLFQSQDTSDVNSRRHPVRSKDPRAAGVIPYLGVFLTDLVMLDSAIRDHLENGYLNFEKRRKEFESLSQIRLLQSVCLGYRIDTDPQFVSWFRRLPTISESESYHLSCEIEPTQDAVTTTTTVKPTVIITHCTDLLASIAAPFGPSMHLVSWDTPCDRLMPLGQQQKSPSVPALNKQDSPMQTPKGILAVPVRTHRRSASCGSTINTAAPNGASTTSSNLDLHTSQDSTGDQRIIRARVEPAEVNSVYKSVRISSQEKAPAVIDRILRKHHINPQGRHELVQLLPGGKELVIPGTANVFYAMSSASLDFLLRPYHANQPALSPGPLSATRMQISATFPKMKAKAGDLARALF; via the exons ATGATCCCACGCACACTAAGGAGAGCACTGGAGGAAGTGAGGCGGGAACACAAAGCGCGAGAGGCCCTGACAGAG aatttgcaCCATGAGGGAGAGGAGGAGCACGAAGGAGTTGTGTACAGTGTGTATCTGCGCTCCACAAACTCTCACCAG GCTCCGGTTAGAGTTAAGCTGCTTCGGGCTGGCACTCTTGTAAGACTTGTATTGCACCTCCTGGATGCCCGTGCCTTGGGGGACAGTACATATATCCCAGCATTCCTTGCAACGTACCGTGCCTTCACCAGTACTACCGAAGTGCTGAGTATACTACTAGACAG GTTAGAGAGTGAAATTCACAAACCCAGGACAGATAATGGAGGGAGAGATGATGA TGTCAGCAGCCTCTTCTATGCCTGGATGTCTCAATACCCTGATGATTTTACATCACTTGACCCTGAGAAGAGAAAGCGTCTGTCGCTGTGCCTCTCTAGGCTGTTAAAATCCAACTTGGTGGCAAGACTTCAGGAACTGAGTGTGGAACAAGTGGATGACCAAGAGCCTCTtaccccagtggaagaagaaACAAGTGCCTCAGACCCTTTAGATATCCTTATCTACCAGGCTGGATATGTGGCGGAGCAACTTACCTCACTGGAAGCT TCACTCTTCTTGCGAGTTGTCCCCCTTGAATGCCTGGGATCAGTGTGGTCTCGGAGAGACAGAGGAGGAGAGCAATGTGACCGCTGCCACAGTGTCAGAGAAACCGTTCGTCACTTCAACCGTTTGTCTGGGGCTGTGACCTCATCATGTGTCAGGGACCCCCATCTTCGACCACAGCAGAGAGCTCGAATCCTCGAGAAGTGGGTGAAGGTGGCAGAG GAATGTTGGAGTCTCAGGAACTTCTCGTCTGTCTATGCCATTTTCTCAGCTCTGCAGAGCACTGCTGTTCACCGTCTAAAGAGAGTGTGGGCTGAGACATCCAG GGAAATCCAGCGTAGTTACCAGGAAATAAGTGACGTTTTCTCTGAGAGGGACAATTATGCCCGAATGAGGGAGCTGCTTTTCCAG TCTCAGGACACATCCGATGTAAACTCGAGGAGACACCCTGTTCGCTCTAAAGACCCACGAGCAGCG GGTGTCATTCCGTACCTTGGAGTTTTCCTTACAGACCTGGTCATGTTGGACTCCGCTATCAGGGATCATCTGGAG AATGGCTATCTAAACTTTGAGAAGAGAAGAAAG GAGTTCGAGTCCCTCTCTCAGATTCGCCTCCTACAATCAGTCTGTCTTGGTTATCGAATTGACACCGACCCGCAATTTGTCAGCTGGTTTCGAAGACTCCCGACAATCAGTGAGAGCGAGAG TTATCACCTGTCATGTGAGATTGAGCCAACGCAGGATGCAGTCACTACCACTACAACAGTCAAACCGACTGTGATCATTACACATTGCACAGA TCTCCTGGCATCCATTGCTGCTCCATTTGGACCCAGTATGCACCTGGTGTCCTGGGACACACCCTGCGACCGACTGATGCCACTAGGCCAG CAGCAGAAGAGCCCATCAGTGCCTGCTCTCAACAAgcaggattctcccatgcaaactCCCAAAGGGATTCTGGCTGTCCCAGTACGCACTCACAGACGTTCCGCCTCCTGCGGCAGTACTATAAATACTGCCGCACCTAATGGTGCCTCTACAACCTCAAGCAACCTAGATCTCCACACTTCGCAGGATTCTACAGGAGATCAGCGTATTATCCGTGCGCGGGTAGAGCCAGCAGAGGTAAACAGCGTATACAAGAGTGTGCGG ATCAGCAGCCAGGAAAAAGCCCCAGCGGTTATTGACAGAATCCTCAGGAAACATCACATAAATCCCCAGGGGCGACATGAGCTGGTCCAACTACTGCCAGGAGGCAAAG